The following proteins come from a genomic window of Flavobacteriaceae bacterium MAR_2010_188:
- a CDS encoding Por secretion system C-terminal sorting domain-containing protein codes for MKNKKTKLCAVLLLGLGLSTVQSQEAFPASGGNASSSSGSVSYSVGLMVFKTISGSDGSVTQGVQQPFEIATTLELEEFQGNKLNLYAYPNPTIESITLKADIADTNDLSYQFFDITGRLLMNRKLQDNETNIQVSNIAPATYFLKILQNNKEVKIFKIIKN; via the coding sequence ATGAAAAACAAAAAAACAAAACTATGTGCTGTTCTCTTGTTAGGGCTTGGATTATCAACCGTCCAATCACAAGAGGCATTTCCTGCATCTGGTGGAAATGCTTCCAGTAGTTCTGGATCTGTTAGCTATTCTGTAGGCCTAATGGTTTTTAAAACTATTTCAGGGTCCGACGGTTCAGTGACACAGGGTGTACAGCAACCTTTTGAGATTGCTACAACATTGGAATTAGAAGAATTTCAAGGAAACAAGCTAAATCTCTATGCTTATCCCAACCCAACAATCGAAAGCATTACTTTAAAAGCTGACATCGCCGACACTAATGACTTGTCTTATCAGTTTTTCGACATCACAGGAAGACTTTTAATGAATAGAAAATTACAGGACAATGAAACAAATATTCAAGTCAGTAATATTGCTCCGGCGACCTATTTCCTTAAAATTTTACAAAACAACAAAGAAGTTAAAATATTCAAAATCATTAAAAACTAA
- a CDS encoding antitoxin ParD1/3/4 produces the protein MARQSISFTKPNDEWLKTQVDKNEYSSKSELVNDLIRQARKQQVEINWIRAKLEKAENSGFTSESKNDILAQSKSLLND, from the coding sequence ATGGCAAGACAAAGTATATCATTCACAAAGCCGAACGATGAATGGCTAAAAACTCAAGTGGACAAAAACGAATATTCTAGCAAGAGTGAACTCGTAAATGATTTAATCAGACAAGCTAGAAAACAACAAGTTGAAATTAACTGGATTCGTGCTAAATTGGAAAAAGCTGAAAACAGCGGATTTACAAGCGAAAGTAAAAATGACATTTTAGCTCAATCAAAGTCTTTACTTAATGACTAA
- a CDS encoding Phage derived protein Gp49-like, protein MIKRFETKLLEEAFEFIEKQNLKTRKKIFQNIRRAEQQSDPKFFKKLTNDIWEFRTLYSGIQYRLLAFWDKENKTETLVFATHGIVKKTSKVDKKEIDKADKIKETYFKNKKK, encoded by the coding sequence ATGATAAAACGATTTGAAACGAAATTATTAGAAGAAGCTTTTGAATTTATTGAAAAACAAAATCTTAAAACTAGAAAGAAAATATTTCAAAATATAAGAAGAGCGGAACAACAATCTGACCCAAAGTTCTTTAAAAAACTGACAAATGATATTTGGGAATTTAGAACATTATATTCTGGAATTCAATACAGACTTTTAGCTTTTTGGGACAAAGAAAATAAAACCGAAACTCTTGTTTTTGCAACACACGGAATTGTAAAGAAAACGAGCAAGGTTGACAAAAAAGAGATTGACAAAGCGGATAAGATTAAAGAAACATATTTTAAAAATAAAAAGAAATGA
- a CDS encoding Helix-turn-helix — translation MKSYTLDQAEDLLIGKKGTEEREEYEFELKLELIGDMIKTARKKRKLTQEQLGELVGVKKAQISRLENSTGNVTFETVMRIFNALGAKLNLNLQM, via the coding sequence ATGAAAAGTTACACTTTAGATCAAGCAGAAGACCTTTTAATTGGAAAAAAGGGAACTGAAGAACGTGAGGAATATGAATTTGAGTTAAAACTTGAATTGATAGGAGATATGATAAAAACTGCTCGAAAAAAAAGAAAACTGACTCAAGAGCAATTAGGAGAATTAGTTGGAGTAAAAAAAGCACAAATATCTAGACTTGAAAACAGTACTGGAAATGTGACATTTGAAACTGTAATGCGAATTTTTAATGCTTTAGGAGCAAAACTGAATTTAAATCTTCAAATGTAA
- a CDS encoding Phage-related protein, producing MDKVRQVIQYKNYFEEFLLAQPKKIQDKIFKVIEIIETYQHVPKTYLAPMKTHKGLFEARIKLGSNIWRVFCFFDKGKLVILLNGFTKKTQKTPKKEIDKAVRLMKEYYEEKNKGNGN from the coding sequence ATGGATAAAGTTAGGCAAGTAATACAATATAAAAATTATTTCGAGGAGTTTCTGCTTGCTCAACCGAAAAAGATTCAGGACAAAATATTTAAGGTCATTGAAATAATCGAAACCTACCAGCACGTCCCGAAAACATATTTGGCACCAATGAAAACGCACAAAGGACTATTTGAGGCTCGAATAAAATTAGGTTCGAATATTTGGCGGGTTTTTTGCTTCTTCGACAAAGGTAAGTTAGTTATACTCTTGAACGGATTTACCAAAAAGACGCAGAAAACACCGAAAAAAGAAATCGATAAAGCAGTACGCTTAATGAAAGAGTATTACGAAGAAAAAAACAAAGGCAATGGAAACTAA
- a CDS encoding Helix-turn-helix, giving the protein METKSWKDIKDTVYGKKGTERRDGLERDFESFKIGLLLRNAREEKNLTQEQLGELIDKKRTYISRVENNGSNLTLKTLFDIVEKGLGGKVNISIEV; this is encoded by the coding sequence ATGGAAACTAAAAGTTGGAAAGACATAAAAGACACCGTTTACGGAAAAAAAGGAACAGAACGTAGAGACGGACTCGAAAGGGATTTTGAATCGTTTAAAATCGGTCTGCTATTACGAAATGCACGAGAGGAAAAAAATCTGACCCAAGAGCAACTTGGCGAACTGATTGACAAAAAACGGACTTACATTTCGCGCGTAGAAAATAATGGCAGTAATCTGACCTTAAAAACATTATTTGACATCGTGGAGAAAGGACTTGGCGGAAAGGTCAATATTTCAATCGAAGTCTGA
- a CDS encoding Plasmid stabilization system protein ParE: MKLVWTDFAIRNLKDIFEYYSTKANKKVAHKIRRQILKSSKQLEHDPNSGQIEPNLTRLKKNHRYLVSGHYKLIYRIIDNQVIINDVFDTRQNPSQMNDEKRKEE, from the coding sequence ATGAAGTTAGTTTGGACTGATTTCGCAATCAGAAATTTAAAAGACATTTTTGAATATTATTCTACTAAAGCTAATAAAAAAGTTGCTCATAAAATTAGAAGACAAATCCTTAAATCTTCTAAACAACTCGAACACGATCCAAATTCCGGTCAAATTGAACCAAACCTTACAAGACTAAAGAAAAATCACAGATATTTAGTAAGCGGACATTATAAATTGATTTACAGAATAATAGATAATCAAGTCATAATAAATGATGTTTTTGACACAAGACAAAATCCATCTCAAATGAATGACGAAAAGCGAAAAGAGGAATAA
- a CDS encoding Plasmid stabilization system protein ParE, with protein MNVFLSELAESKLLKLSDYLAENWNLKTRDKFIEKLSEKIKQISIQPQSCPESSEFKGLYKCVVTKQTIFYYRISIEIREIEIITIFDTRQNPDKLKKDI; from the coding sequence ATGAACGTATTTTTATCCGAACTCGCGGAATCTAAACTTCTTAAATTATCCGATTACCTCGCAGAAAACTGGAACTTAAAAACACGAGATAAGTTTATCGAAAAGCTTTCAGAGAAGATTAAGCAAATTTCAATACAGCCACAAAGTTGTCCTGAATCGTCTGAATTTAAAGGTCTTTACAAATGTGTTGTAACTAAACAGACGATTTTCTACTATCGAATCTCGATTGAAATAAGAGAGATTGAAATAATCACAATATTTGACACGAGACAAAATCCTGATAAATTAAAAAAGGATATCTGA
- a CDS encoding Methyltransferase domain-containing protein: MNPNKALWEKGDFTKIAETMRESGAALVSKFDIKNGYKVLDLGCGDGTTAIPEAKLGATVLGVDIAQNLVQAGNHRAQSEGLENCTFQEGDATDLYNIDDQTFDLTVSIFGAMFAPKPFDVAKEMVRVTRKGGKIIMGNWIPADPTLVAQILKISSAYSPPPPEGFVSPMLWGIEENVLDRFNKAGIANEDVSFTHETFTFDADYSPIRLVEVFKNYYGPTMNAFEAAEKNGKAEDLQIELEELFSNQNKSSDKSKTSIPATFLKVTVSVN; encoded by the coding sequence ATGAATCCAAACAAAGCATTATGGGAAAAAGGTGATTTCACTAAAATTGCCGAAACAATGCGCGAAAGCGGAGCGGCATTGGTTAGCAAGTTTGACATCAAGAATGGCTACAAAGTACTTGATTTAGGGTGTGGTGATGGTACAACAGCAATCCCTGAGGCAAAACTCGGAGCAACAGTTCTAGGAGTTGATATAGCTCAAAATTTAGTTCAAGCAGGTAATCATCGAGCGCAAAGTGAAGGTTTAGAAAATTGCACATTCCAGGAGGGCGACGCGACTGATTTGTATAATATAGATGATCAAACTTTTGATTTGACAGTCAGCATTTTTGGAGCCATGTTCGCTCCCAAGCCATTTGATGTTGCAAAAGAAATGGTGAGAGTGACTCGTAAAGGTGGAAAAATTATTATGGGGAACTGGATTCCTGCTGATCCAACTTTGGTAGCTCAAATATTAAAAATTAGTTCCGCCTATTCACCGCCGCCGCCAGAAGGATTTGTCAGTCCAATGTTATGGGGAATTGAGGAAAATGTTTTAGACCGCTTTAATAAAGCAGGAATAGCAAATGAAGATGTATCCTTTACACATGAAACGTTCACATTTGATGCCGATTACTCACCAATTAGATTAGTAGAGGTATTCAAGAACTATTATGGTCCTACTATGAATGCCTTTGAAGCTGCTGAGAAAAATGGTAAGGCTGAAGATCTTCAAATCGAATTGGAAGAATTGTTCAGTAATCAAAACAAAAGTTCCGACAAAAGTAAAACGTCGATACCTGCCACTTTTTTAAAAGTAACAGTGTCGGTGAATTAG
- a CDS encoding Phage-related protein has protein sequence MEKRFEVVFLEQAIDFMSKVDKKAKAKIYYNLDKATFGLDPKLFKKLTEDIWEFRTLYQGIQYRLFAFWDKTDKTETLVLSTHGMVKKVSKVPKSEIEKALKIRAEYFNQ, from the coding sequence ATGGAGAAAAGATTTGAAGTCGTTTTTCTTGAACAAGCTATTGATTTTATGTCAAAGGTCGACAAGAAAGCAAAAGCGAAGATTTACTATAATCTGGACAAGGCCACATTTGGACTTGACCCAAAGCTGTTCAAAAAATTGACCGAGGACATTTGGGAATTTAGAACCCTTTACCAAGGTATTCAATACCGACTTTTTGCTTTTTGGGACAAAACAGACAAGACCGAAACGCTTGTCCTATCGACACATGGGATGGTCAAGAAAGTGAGTAAAGTACCCAAATCGGAAATTGAGAAAGCATTGAAAATTAGAGCTGAATATTTTAACCAATAA
- a CDS encoding Helix-turn-helix, protein MATKKKKMKMMTLDQMKDKDIGEIGTPDRDKYEFDLRMEVLGDMIKSVRKERKLTQEQLGELIGVQKSQISKLERNTKNVTIETILKVFRALKANVKFSVEMNEFEFKVA, encoded by the coding sequence ATGGCAACAAAAAAGAAAAAAATGAAAATGATGACACTTGACCAAATGAAGGACAAGGACATTGGAGAAATCGGAACACCGGACCGGGACAAATATGAATTTGATTTGCGCATGGAAGTTCTTGGCGATATGATAAAGTCTGTCCGAAAAGAACGAAAACTAACCCAAGAACAACTTGGCGAACTGATTGGAGTTCAAAAATCGCAAATTTCAAAACTCGAACGAAATACTAAAAATGTGACTATCGAAACGATATTAAAAGTGTTCCGAGCATTAAAAGCGAACGTGAAATTTAGCGTAGAAATGAACGAATTTGAATTTAAAGTAGCGTAA
- a CDS encoding Ketosteroid isomerase homolog: MKRLAFLIAFTILISCSQEKVDTEKEGQKLMELSREWSKSAATDDIDKTVSYWSDDAIFISSGQPTLNGKQNIRQMVEGMSKVPGFTISWEPISVSVSESGHMAYMIEKNTMTINDSIGNPITTTSRAVTIWKKNKNGEWKNVVEIGTDDPK; encoded by the coding sequence ATGAAGAGACTAGCATTTTTAATCGCATTTACTATACTAATTTCTTGTAGTCAAGAAAAAGTAGACACTGAAAAGGAAGGACAAAAACTGATGGAATTAAGCAGAGAATGGTCAAAATCTGCGGCTACTGATGATATTGACAAAACAGTAAGTTATTGGTCTGATGACGCCATCTTCATTTCTTCTGGACAACCAACTCTAAATGGAAAACAGAATATAAGACAAATGGTGGAAGGAATGTCTAAAGTTCCAGGTTTTACAATTAGCTGGGAACCGATTAGTGTATCTGTATCCGAAAGTGGACATATGGCATATATGATTGAAAAAAATACTATGACGATTAACGACTCAATTGGTAATCCTATTACTACTACTAGTCGTGCTGTTACAATTTGGAAAAAAAATAAAAATGGGGAGTGGAAAAATGTTGTGGAAATTGGGACAGATGACCCGAAATAA
- a CDS encoding antitoxin ParD1/3/4 encodes MNKNTSISLGNYFDQFVQSRIKEGRFKNVSEVIRAGLRLLEEEENKVIALRNAIQDGIDSGIAHDFDPKKHLESLKAKKHSNG; translated from the coding sequence ATGAACAAAAACACATCAATATCACTCGGCAATTATTTTGACCAATTCGTTCAAAGTCGAATAAAAGAAGGTCGATTTAAAAATGTCAGCGAAGTTATACGCGCGGGATTGAGACTTTTAGAAGAAGAAGAAAATAAAGTAATTGCATTGAGAAACGCAATCCAAGACGGAATCGATAGCGGAATTGCTCATGATTTTGACCCTAAAAAACATCTTGAATCTCTAAAAGCCAAGAAGCACTCAAATGGCTGA
- a CDS encoding toxin ParE1/3/4: protein MAEFKLTNKAIEDLSKIWEYTFEVWSENQADKYYEMLISGCQEIADNPLLGKYYDGFTPSLFGIKTNRLIIFYRTLNENYVEITRILHERMDLKKKDN, encoded by the coding sequence ATGGCTGAATTTAAATTGACGAATAAAGCAATTGAGGATTTATCAAAGATTTGGGAGTATACTTTCGAGGTCTGGTCTGAAAATCAAGCTGACAAATATTACGAAATGCTAATTTCAGGCTGTCAAGAAATTGCAGACAATCCACTTCTAGGAAAATACTATGATGGATTTACTCCAAGTTTATTCGGAATCAAAACAAATCGACTTATCATTTTCTACCGAACTTTAAATGAAAACTATGTTGAAATAACCAGAATATTGCACGAGAGAATGGATTTAAAAAAAAAGGATAACTGA